The Alosa alosa isolate M-15738 ecotype Scorff River chromosome 9, AALO_Geno_1.1, whole genome shotgun sequence genome includes a region encoding these proteins:
- the paics gene encoding multifunctional protein ADE2 isoform X1, with translation MEAEAEKQRRAGAEDQEKEKRRTGGPWREEEVKALLSVWPDRGAAVRGAGEGHNNNSRADWERLSSRLRDLGFQRSWIECQAQCKALGVQARRTQQTASGQAAVFSSVATGEPRLTRGLYNMVEESSLANQRGPSTVVTLQEDSLSTPHVLYTGSEGGRHWSDEEVRALLLVWADRHVQQQLQRTLRNKSIFQEMARRLQQQYGVVRDWKQCRTKYKNLKYEYKIAKTTQAAGMVAATSGQVRAMKFFSEVESILRGKELDVGEEEDREEEEEEEERIGNLNTQMRVPGGDQVIKIDDDEAPEDMGRVSMNSSPSSPSQVSGTIGMASSDKFNVITVHDSGRNWSEEEVDKLISIWSEEGIRRQLENSTRNKNIFVQISRRLLQQGVERDWKQCRTKYKNLKYLYRSLQRGKADIGDPRRIMKYYDQLDTILTRSAGSSDMGYMDTFEPTHTTAVVRINKPFLAAGFEEQVPASPDPKSSRDFVAVQYEPRVMVENILRGSKSIDAVEVKLQEEVEVISMKSDGTLPKATLDTPFIEESAILRNEGLNYKAMREIAESTLSQTDHTVPNRTRKRKATDEDNVPLKRLQRDLDDENDSTNWSGSGNVDIQCKEEQDQYIPIIEISSVCSMATPSPAQEHRYITDMASTTSELKLGQKLNEGKTKQIFELPDEPGHVLVQSKDQITAGNAVRKDQMEGKAAIANKTTSCVFKLLQEAGIKTAFVRQTSETAFVATRCEMIPIEWVCRRVATGSFLKRNPGVKEGYRFSPLKMEMFFKDDANNDPQWSEEQVLAANFDLAGLAIGRCEVDIMNRSTVAIFEVLERAWATQNCTLVDMKIEFGVNVTTKEIVLADVIDNDSWRLWPAGDRSQQKDKQVYRDLKEVTPEAMQMVKRNFEWVAERVQLLLEPQASGRVVVLMGSTSDMAHCEKIRKACGSYGIPCILRVTSAHKGPDETLRIKAEYEGDGMPTVFVAVAGRSNGLGPVMSGNTAYPVINCPPITPDWGAQDVWSSLRMPSGLGCSTILSPEAAAQFAAQIFGLTNHMVWCKLRASMLNTWISLKQADKKLQACSL, from the exons atggaGGCAGAAGCAGAGAAACAAAGGAGAGCAGGAGCAGAGGaccaggagaaggagaagaggagaacaggaggaccatggagggaggaggaggtgaaggctCTGCTCTCTGTGTGGCCTGACAGGGGGGCAGCAGTGCGGGGCGCAGGCGAGggccacaacaacaacagcagggcCGACTGGGAGAGGCTCTCAAGCCGGCTGCGGGATCTGGGCTTCCAGCGGAGCTGGATCGAGTGTCAGGCACAGTGTAAGGCCCTGGGGGTCCAGGCCCGCCGGACCCAGCAGACAGCGTCAGGTCAAGCAGCCGTTTTCAGCTCTGTGGCCACAGGGGAACCACGACTGACCAGAGGTCTATACAACATGGTGGAGGAAAGCAGCTTGGCCAATCAGAGAGGCCCTTCCACTGTGGTCACTCTGCAGGAAG ACAGCTTGAGCACCCCCCACGTGTTGTACACGGGCTCCGAGGGTGGGCGCCACTGGTCGGACGAGGAGGTGCGGGCGCTGCTCTTGGTCTGGGCCGACCGGCACgtgcagcagcagctccagcGCACGCTGCGCAACAAGTCCATCTTCCAGGAGATGGCGCGGCGGCTGCAGCAGCAGTATGGTGTCGTTCGCGACTGGAAACAGTGCCGGACCAAGTACAAGAACCTCAAGTACGAGTACAAGATCGCCAAGACCACGCAGGCCGCCGGGATGGTAGCGGCCACCAGCGGCCAGGTTAGGGCCATGAAGTTCTTCAGCGAGGTGGAGTCCATACTGCGGGGCAAGGAGCTGGacgtgggggaggaggaggatcgtgaggaagaggaagaggaggaggagaggatcgGGAACCTGAACACCCAAATGAGAGTGCCTGGTGGAGATCAGGTCATCAAAATTGATGATG atgaagCTCCTGAGGATATGGGACGAGTCTCAATGAACTCCAGTCCTTCATCACCTTCACAAGTCTCTG GGACTATAGGCATGGCCAGCAGTGACAAGTTCAACGTGATCACGGTCCACGACTCAGGTCGCAActggagtgaggaggaggtggacaaGTTGATCAGCATCTGGTCAGAAGAGGGCATCCGTCGGCAGCTGGAGAACTCCACACGCAACAAGAACATCTTCGTGCAGATCTCGCGCCGCCTCCTGCAGCAGGGTGTGGAGCGGGACTGGAAGCAGTGCCGCACCAAGTACAAGAACCTCAAGTACCTCTACCGATCTCTGCAGAGGGGCAAGGCGGACATAGGCGACCCTCGGCGCATCATGAAGTACTACGATCAGCTGGACACCATCTTGACCAGATCTGCCGGCAGCTCGGACATGGGCTACATGGACACATTTGAGCCAACTCATACGACCGCTGTTGTGAGGATTAACAAGCCCTTCTTGGCTGCCGGCTTTGAGGAGCAGGTCCCAGCCAGCCCGGACCCTAAAAGCTCAAGGGACTTTGTTGCTGTTCAGTATGAGCCACGGGTGATGGTCGAGAACATCCTGAGAGGCTCCAAGAGCATCGATGCAGTAGAGGTAAAGTTGCAGGAGGAAGTGGAGGTCATCTCAATGAAGTCAGATGGAACGCTTCCCAAAGCCACCCTGGACACTCCCTTCATTGAAGAAAGTGCCATCCTGCGTAACGAAGGCCTGAACTACAAGGCCATGAGAG AGATTGCCGAGTCCACGTTGTCACAGACAGACCACACGGTGCCAAACCGGACAAGGAAGAGGAAGGCTACTGATGAAG ACAATGTGCCTCTCAAACGTCTCCAGCGAGACTTGGACGACGAGAATGACAGCACCAACTGGTCTGGGTCTGGAAACGTAGACATTCAATGCAAAGAGGAACAGGATCAATACATCCCAATCATTGAAATCAGCTCTGTTTGTTCAATGGCTACACCATCCCCAGCTCAG GAACATcgatatataacagatatggcGTCCACCACCTCAG AGTTGAAACTTGGCCAGAAACTGAACGAGGGAAAGACCAAGCAGATTTTCGAGCTCCCGGATGAGCCTGGTCATGTCTTGGTGCAGTCGAAGGACCAGATCACGGCGGGAAATGCGGTCAGGAAGGATCAGATGGAAGGGAAGGCTGCCATAGCCAATAAGACTACCAGCTGCGTGTTCAAGCTGCTGCAGGAAGCAG GCATCAAGACGGCCTTTGTGCGACAGACCTCAGAGACAGCTTTTGTGGCCACCCGCTGTGAAATGATCCCCATCGAATGGGTATGCCGGAGGGTTGCCACCGGCTCCTTCCTCAAGAGGAATCCGGGGGTGAAGGAGGGTTACCGGTTCTCCCCTCTCAAGATGGAGATGTTCTTTAAG GATGACGCCAACAACGACCCGCAGTGGTCAGAGGAACAGGTGTTGGCGGCTAACTTCGACTTGGCCGGCCTGGCCATTGGCCGCTGCGAGGTGGACATCATGAACCGTAGCACGGTGGCCATCTTTGAGGTCCTGGAGAGGGCCTGGGCCACTCAGAACTGCACCCTGGTGGACATGAAG ATTGAGTTTGGCGTGAATGTGACCACCAAGGAGATTGTGCTGGCTGATGTGATCGACAACGACTCCTGGAGACTGTGGCCAGCTGGGGACCGCAGCCAGCAGAAGGACAAACAG GTTTACCGTGACCTAAAGGAGGTGACTCCTGAGGCCATGCAGATGGTGAAGAGGAACTTTGAGTGGGTCGCTGAGCGAGTGCAG cttCTGCTGGAGCCCCAGGCTTCAGGCCgggtggtggtgctgatggGCTCGACCTCAGACATGGCCCACTGTGAGAAGATCCGCAAGGCCTGTGGCTCCTACGGAATCCCCTGCATCCTCCGGGTCACGTCTGCACACAAAGGCCCAGATGAGACCCTCCGCATCAAGGCTGAGTATGAAG GGGACGGCATGCCAACTGTGTTTGTGGCGGTGGCAGGCAGAAGCAACGGCCTGGGCCCGGTAATGTCGGGCAACACGGCCTACCCAGTCATCAATTGCCCACCCATCACTCCAGACTGGGGGGCTCAGGACGTGTGGTCGTCCCTCCGCATGCCAAGTG GGCTGGGTTGCTCCACTATCCTCTCGCCAGAGGCTGCGGCCCAGTTTGCCGCTCAGATCTTCGGCCTGACCAACCACATGGTGTGGTGCAAGCTGCGTGCCTCTATGCTGAACACTTGGATCTCCCTGAAACAGGCCGACAAGAAGCTCCAGGCCTGCAGCCTTTAA
- the paics gene encoding multifunctional protein ADE2 isoform X2: MEAEAEKQRRAGAEDQEKEKRRTGGPWREEEVKALLSVWPDRGAAVRGAGEGHNNNSRADWERLSSRLRDLGFQRSWIECQAQCKALGVQARRTQQTASGQAAVFSSVATGEPRLTRGLYNMVEESSLANQRGPSTVVTLQEDSLSTPHVLYTGSEGGRHWSDEEVRALLLVWADRHVQQQLQRTLRNKSIFQEMARRLQQQYGVVRDWKQCRTKYKNLKYEYKIAKTTQAAGMVAATSGQVRAMKFFSEVESILRGKELDVGEEEDREEEEEEEERIGNLNTQMRVPGGDQVIKIDDDEAPEDMGRVSMNSSPSSPSQVSGMASSDKFNVITVHDSGRNWSEEEVDKLISIWSEEGIRRQLENSTRNKNIFVQISRRLLQQGVERDWKQCRTKYKNLKYLYRSLQRGKADIGDPRRIMKYYDQLDTILTRSAGSSDMGYMDTFEPTHTTAVVRINKPFLAAGFEEQVPASPDPKSSRDFVAVQYEPRVMVENILRGSKSIDAVEVKLQEEVEVISMKSDGTLPKATLDTPFIEESAILRNEGLNYKAMREIAESTLSQTDHTVPNRTRKRKATDEDNVPLKRLQRDLDDENDSTNWSGSGNVDIQCKEEQDQYIPIIEISSVCSMATPSPAQEHRYITDMASTTSELKLGQKLNEGKTKQIFELPDEPGHVLVQSKDQITAGNAVRKDQMEGKAAIANKTTSCVFKLLQEAGIKTAFVRQTSETAFVATRCEMIPIEWVCRRVATGSFLKRNPGVKEGYRFSPLKMEMFFKDDANNDPQWSEEQVLAANFDLAGLAIGRCEVDIMNRSTVAIFEVLERAWATQNCTLVDMKIEFGVNVTTKEIVLADVIDNDSWRLWPAGDRSQQKDKQVYRDLKEVTPEAMQMVKRNFEWVAERVQLLLEPQASGRVVVLMGSTSDMAHCEKIRKACGSYGIPCILRVTSAHKGPDETLRIKAEYEGDGMPTVFVAVAGRSNGLGPVMSGNTAYPVINCPPITPDWGAQDVWSSLRMPSGLGCSTILSPEAAAQFAAQIFGLTNHMVWCKLRASMLNTWISLKQADKKLQACSL; this comes from the exons atggaGGCAGAAGCAGAGAAACAAAGGAGAGCAGGAGCAGAGGaccaggagaaggagaagaggagaacaggaggaccatggagggaggaggaggtgaaggctCTGCTCTCTGTGTGGCCTGACAGGGGGGCAGCAGTGCGGGGCGCAGGCGAGggccacaacaacaacagcagggcCGACTGGGAGAGGCTCTCAAGCCGGCTGCGGGATCTGGGCTTCCAGCGGAGCTGGATCGAGTGTCAGGCACAGTGTAAGGCCCTGGGGGTCCAGGCCCGCCGGACCCAGCAGACAGCGTCAGGTCAAGCAGCCGTTTTCAGCTCTGTGGCCACAGGGGAACCACGACTGACCAGAGGTCTATACAACATGGTGGAGGAAAGCAGCTTGGCCAATCAGAGAGGCCCTTCCACTGTGGTCACTCTGCAGGAAG ACAGCTTGAGCACCCCCCACGTGTTGTACACGGGCTCCGAGGGTGGGCGCCACTGGTCGGACGAGGAGGTGCGGGCGCTGCTCTTGGTCTGGGCCGACCGGCACgtgcagcagcagctccagcGCACGCTGCGCAACAAGTCCATCTTCCAGGAGATGGCGCGGCGGCTGCAGCAGCAGTATGGTGTCGTTCGCGACTGGAAACAGTGCCGGACCAAGTACAAGAACCTCAAGTACGAGTACAAGATCGCCAAGACCACGCAGGCCGCCGGGATGGTAGCGGCCACCAGCGGCCAGGTTAGGGCCATGAAGTTCTTCAGCGAGGTGGAGTCCATACTGCGGGGCAAGGAGCTGGacgtgggggaggaggaggatcgtgaggaagaggaagaggaggaggagaggatcgGGAACCTGAACACCCAAATGAGAGTGCCTGGTGGAGATCAGGTCATCAAAATTGATGATG atgaagCTCCTGAGGATATGGGACGAGTCTCAATGAACTCCAGTCCTTCATCACCTTCACAAGTCTCTG GCATGGCCAGCAGTGACAAGTTCAACGTGATCACGGTCCACGACTCAGGTCGCAActggagtgaggaggaggtggacaaGTTGATCAGCATCTGGTCAGAAGAGGGCATCCGTCGGCAGCTGGAGAACTCCACACGCAACAAGAACATCTTCGTGCAGATCTCGCGCCGCCTCCTGCAGCAGGGTGTGGAGCGGGACTGGAAGCAGTGCCGCACCAAGTACAAGAACCTCAAGTACCTCTACCGATCTCTGCAGAGGGGCAAGGCGGACATAGGCGACCCTCGGCGCATCATGAAGTACTACGATCAGCTGGACACCATCTTGACCAGATCTGCCGGCAGCTCGGACATGGGCTACATGGACACATTTGAGCCAACTCATACGACCGCTGTTGTGAGGATTAACAAGCCCTTCTTGGCTGCCGGCTTTGAGGAGCAGGTCCCAGCCAGCCCGGACCCTAAAAGCTCAAGGGACTTTGTTGCTGTTCAGTATGAGCCACGGGTGATGGTCGAGAACATCCTGAGAGGCTCCAAGAGCATCGATGCAGTAGAGGTAAAGTTGCAGGAGGAAGTGGAGGTCATCTCAATGAAGTCAGATGGAACGCTTCCCAAAGCCACCCTGGACACTCCCTTCATTGAAGAAAGTGCCATCCTGCGTAACGAAGGCCTGAACTACAAGGCCATGAGAG AGATTGCCGAGTCCACGTTGTCACAGACAGACCACACGGTGCCAAACCGGACAAGGAAGAGGAAGGCTACTGATGAAG ACAATGTGCCTCTCAAACGTCTCCAGCGAGACTTGGACGACGAGAATGACAGCACCAACTGGTCTGGGTCTGGAAACGTAGACATTCAATGCAAAGAGGAACAGGATCAATACATCCCAATCATTGAAATCAGCTCTGTTTGTTCAATGGCTACACCATCCCCAGCTCAG GAACATcgatatataacagatatggcGTCCACCACCTCAG AGTTGAAACTTGGCCAGAAACTGAACGAGGGAAAGACCAAGCAGATTTTCGAGCTCCCGGATGAGCCTGGTCATGTCTTGGTGCAGTCGAAGGACCAGATCACGGCGGGAAATGCGGTCAGGAAGGATCAGATGGAAGGGAAGGCTGCCATAGCCAATAAGACTACCAGCTGCGTGTTCAAGCTGCTGCAGGAAGCAG GCATCAAGACGGCCTTTGTGCGACAGACCTCAGAGACAGCTTTTGTGGCCACCCGCTGTGAAATGATCCCCATCGAATGGGTATGCCGGAGGGTTGCCACCGGCTCCTTCCTCAAGAGGAATCCGGGGGTGAAGGAGGGTTACCGGTTCTCCCCTCTCAAGATGGAGATGTTCTTTAAG GATGACGCCAACAACGACCCGCAGTGGTCAGAGGAACAGGTGTTGGCGGCTAACTTCGACTTGGCCGGCCTGGCCATTGGCCGCTGCGAGGTGGACATCATGAACCGTAGCACGGTGGCCATCTTTGAGGTCCTGGAGAGGGCCTGGGCCACTCAGAACTGCACCCTGGTGGACATGAAG ATTGAGTTTGGCGTGAATGTGACCACCAAGGAGATTGTGCTGGCTGATGTGATCGACAACGACTCCTGGAGACTGTGGCCAGCTGGGGACCGCAGCCAGCAGAAGGACAAACAG GTTTACCGTGACCTAAAGGAGGTGACTCCTGAGGCCATGCAGATGGTGAAGAGGAACTTTGAGTGGGTCGCTGAGCGAGTGCAG cttCTGCTGGAGCCCCAGGCTTCAGGCCgggtggtggtgctgatggGCTCGACCTCAGACATGGCCCACTGTGAGAAGATCCGCAAGGCCTGTGGCTCCTACGGAATCCCCTGCATCCTCCGGGTCACGTCTGCACACAAAGGCCCAGATGAGACCCTCCGCATCAAGGCTGAGTATGAAG GGGACGGCATGCCAACTGTGTTTGTGGCGGTGGCAGGCAGAAGCAACGGCCTGGGCCCGGTAATGTCGGGCAACACGGCCTACCCAGTCATCAATTGCCCACCCATCACTCCAGACTGGGGGGCTCAGGACGTGTGGTCGTCCCTCCGCATGCCAAGTG GGCTGGGTTGCTCCACTATCCTCTCGCCAGAGGCTGCGGCCCAGTTTGCCGCTCAGATCTTCGGCCTGACCAACCACATGGTGTGGTGCAAGCTGCGTGCCTCTATGCTGAACACTTGGATCTCCCTGAAACAGGCCGACAAGAAGCTCCAGGCCTGCAGCCTTTAA
- the paics gene encoding multifunctional protein ADE2 isoform X4, which yields MASTTSELKLGQKLNEGKTKQIFELPDEPGHVLVQSKDQITAGNAVRKDQMEGKAAIANKTTSCVFKLLQEAGIKTAFVRQTSETAFVATRCEMIPIEWVCRRVATGSFLKRNPGVKEGYRFSPLKMEMFFKDDANNDPQWSEEQVLAANFDLAGLAIGRCEVDIMNRSTVAIFEVLERAWATQNCTLVDMKIEFGVNVTTKEIVLADVIDNDSWRLWPAGDRSQQKDKQVYRDLKEVTPEAMQMVKRNFEWVAERVQLLLEPQASGRVVVLMGSTSDMAHCEKIRKACGSYGIPCILRVTSAHKGPDETLRIKAEYEGDGMPTVFVAVAGRSNGLGPVMSGNTAYPVINCPPITPDWGAQDVWSSLRMPSGLGCSTILSPEAAAQFAAQIFGLTNHMVWCKLRASMLNTWISLKQADKKLQACSL from the exons atggcGTCCACCACCTCAG AGTTGAAACTTGGCCAGAAACTGAACGAGGGAAAGACCAAGCAGATTTTCGAGCTCCCGGATGAGCCTGGTCATGTCTTGGTGCAGTCGAAGGACCAGATCACGGCGGGAAATGCGGTCAGGAAGGATCAGATGGAAGGGAAGGCTGCCATAGCCAATAAGACTACCAGCTGCGTGTTCAAGCTGCTGCAGGAAGCAG GCATCAAGACGGCCTTTGTGCGACAGACCTCAGAGACAGCTTTTGTGGCCACCCGCTGTGAAATGATCCCCATCGAATGGGTATGCCGGAGGGTTGCCACCGGCTCCTTCCTCAAGAGGAATCCGGGGGTGAAGGAGGGTTACCGGTTCTCCCCTCTCAAGATGGAGATGTTCTTTAAG GATGACGCCAACAACGACCCGCAGTGGTCAGAGGAACAGGTGTTGGCGGCTAACTTCGACTTGGCCGGCCTGGCCATTGGCCGCTGCGAGGTGGACATCATGAACCGTAGCACGGTGGCCATCTTTGAGGTCCTGGAGAGGGCCTGGGCCACTCAGAACTGCACCCTGGTGGACATGAAG ATTGAGTTTGGCGTGAATGTGACCACCAAGGAGATTGTGCTGGCTGATGTGATCGACAACGACTCCTGGAGACTGTGGCCAGCTGGGGACCGCAGCCAGCAGAAGGACAAACAG GTTTACCGTGACCTAAAGGAGGTGACTCCTGAGGCCATGCAGATGGTGAAGAGGAACTTTGAGTGGGTCGCTGAGCGAGTGCAG cttCTGCTGGAGCCCCAGGCTTCAGGCCgggtggtggtgctgatggGCTCGACCTCAGACATGGCCCACTGTGAGAAGATCCGCAAGGCCTGTGGCTCCTACGGAATCCCCTGCATCCTCCGGGTCACGTCTGCACACAAAGGCCCAGATGAGACCCTCCGCATCAAGGCTGAGTATGAAG GGGACGGCATGCCAACTGTGTTTGTGGCGGTGGCAGGCAGAAGCAACGGCCTGGGCCCGGTAATGTCGGGCAACACGGCCTACCCAGTCATCAATTGCCCACCCATCACTCCAGACTGGGGGGCTCAGGACGTGTGGTCGTCCCTCCGCATGCCAAGTG GGCTGGGTTGCTCCACTATCCTCTCGCCAGAGGCTGCGGCCCAGTTTGCCGCTCAGATCTTCGGCCTGACCAACCACATGGTGTGGTGCAAGCTGCGTGCCTCTATGCTGAACACTTGGATCTCCCTGAAACAGGCCGACAAGAAGCTCCAGGCCTGCAGCCTTTAA
- the paics gene encoding multifunctional protein ADE2 isoform X3, with product MNIAFNSDSLSLVDRVSPSSRQEHRYITDMASTTSELKLGQKLNEGKTKQIFELPDEPGHVLVQSKDQITAGNAVRKDQMEGKAAIANKTTSCVFKLLQEAGIKTAFVRQTSETAFVATRCEMIPIEWVCRRVATGSFLKRNPGVKEGYRFSPLKMEMFFKDDANNDPQWSEEQVLAANFDLAGLAIGRCEVDIMNRSTVAIFEVLERAWATQNCTLVDMKIEFGVNVTTKEIVLADVIDNDSWRLWPAGDRSQQKDKQVYRDLKEVTPEAMQMVKRNFEWVAERVQLLLEPQASGRVVVLMGSTSDMAHCEKIRKACGSYGIPCILRVTSAHKGPDETLRIKAEYEGDGMPTVFVAVAGRSNGLGPVMSGNTAYPVINCPPITPDWGAQDVWSSLRMPSGLGCSTILSPEAAAQFAAQIFGLTNHMVWCKLRASMLNTWISLKQADKKLQACSL from the exons ATGAATATCGCTTTCAACTCTGATAGCTTGTCTTTGGTTGATCGCGTTTCCCCATCAAGTCGGCAG GAACATcgatatataacagatatggcGTCCACCACCTCAG AGTTGAAACTTGGCCAGAAACTGAACGAGGGAAAGACCAAGCAGATTTTCGAGCTCCCGGATGAGCCTGGTCATGTCTTGGTGCAGTCGAAGGACCAGATCACGGCGGGAAATGCGGTCAGGAAGGATCAGATGGAAGGGAAGGCTGCCATAGCCAATAAGACTACCAGCTGCGTGTTCAAGCTGCTGCAGGAAGCAG GCATCAAGACGGCCTTTGTGCGACAGACCTCAGAGACAGCTTTTGTGGCCACCCGCTGTGAAATGATCCCCATCGAATGGGTATGCCGGAGGGTTGCCACCGGCTCCTTCCTCAAGAGGAATCCGGGGGTGAAGGAGGGTTACCGGTTCTCCCCTCTCAAGATGGAGATGTTCTTTAAG GATGACGCCAACAACGACCCGCAGTGGTCAGAGGAACAGGTGTTGGCGGCTAACTTCGACTTGGCCGGCCTGGCCATTGGCCGCTGCGAGGTGGACATCATGAACCGTAGCACGGTGGCCATCTTTGAGGTCCTGGAGAGGGCCTGGGCCACTCAGAACTGCACCCTGGTGGACATGAAG ATTGAGTTTGGCGTGAATGTGACCACCAAGGAGATTGTGCTGGCTGATGTGATCGACAACGACTCCTGGAGACTGTGGCCAGCTGGGGACCGCAGCCAGCAGAAGGACAAACAG GTTTACCGTGACCTAAAGGAGGTGACTCCTGAGGCCATGCAGATGGTGAAGAGGAACTTTGAGTGGGTCGCTGAGCGAGTGCAG cttCTGCTGGAGCCCCAGGCTTCAGGCCgggtggtggtgctgatggGCTCGACCTCAGACATGGCCCACTGTGAGAAGATCCGCAAGGCCTGTGGCTCCTACGGAATCCCCTGCATCCTCCGGGTCACGTCTGCACACAAAGGCCCAGATGAGACCCTCCGCATCAAGGCTGAGTATGAAG GGGACGGCATGCCAACTGTGTTTGTGGCGGTGGCAGGCAGAAGCAACGGCCTGGGCCCGGTAATGTCGGGCAACACGGCCTACCCAGTCATCAATTGCCCACCCATCACTCCAGACTGGGGGGCTCAGGACGTGTGGTCGTCCCTCCGCATGCCAAGTG GGCTGGGTTGCTCCACTATCCTCTCGCCAGAGGCTGCGGCCCAGTTTGCCGCTCAGATCTTCGGCCTGACCAACCACATGGTGTGGTGCAAGCTGCGTGCCTCTATGCTGAACACTTGGATCTCCCTGAAACAGGCCGACAAGAAGCTCCAGGCCTGCAGCCTTTAA